From the Drechmeria coniospora strain ARSEF 6962 chromosome 02, whole genome shotgun sequence genome, the window GCGTCACCGTCCTACCCAGAAAGTCTGTCCCTTCCTCGGCCGGTCGTCGGAAGCGCGTCGTCAACCAAACGGGAACGGGGTCCTCGCCAGCTTCGGGCGGCGGCTTCTCGACAAACGTAAAGTTGGCGGGCACGCCGCCGGTATTCGCAACGGTAAtgacggccgtggccgtctcCAAAAGTCCGACGGAACccaagtcgacggcgttgccgtcATCTTCGGGGCCGCCTTCGACCACGATTGTGACCTTGGGTCGACCTTCGTTTTCGGCCCTGTCCAGCTCGCGTGCGACCTCGGCATGAATCTTGGCCTTGAGCTCCGGCACCACAGTGTCGTATTGCAGAGTGAAGACGGATACAACAGGTTTGTGATCGGAAGACGTGATGCGTTGATGAGAAGTGTACATGTCCTGGGCGATGTGGTCGAGGTACCCTTCCTTCGTCACGacatcctcctcgacgagttcCCGATTATCGGTCGTGTCGTCGTATGGGTCGTACTTGACCTCGGAATTTCCAACCGCCTGTTCATCGCCATCCGTTTCCGGGTCATAACTGAACAAAAcgtcgtcatcttcctcCAAGCCCCTCGATCTCATTTCTTCATCTTTCTTCTTCGACGCTAGCTCTTCCCGAAGCCGTGTGTCATGACCAAGTTTATCCTTGCGGGTGCGATAGAGGATACGGTCACACCAACTGGGCGCCCGCTGTTTGTCGCTCGAATCGAAgaggccgacggtgccgatgtCGTACTTGTATGAGGGAAGGAAGGCGATCGGGCCCTCCCTCCACCCGTCATGAAACAGCTTTCTCTGGCCTATGAGGCGCTTCAGTTGGTCGTGGGGTAGTAGAGAGTCTAGCGTTGCTTGTAACGATGTTGGGTCCTGACTCGGATCGTTGGGGAAGTCGTCCGGTTCGGTGTCGGAGTCGATGTGCTCCTGGGATCGCCCGTCGGTCTCATCATCGCTTTCCGACGACCTcatgacgatgatgccgtcttcgtcttcgtctccgtcgccgtctcgtccctcgtccccTCCATCTCTGTTTCCATCCAAAGACTGCCGACGATTTCCGCCAGGCTTGCCATATTCACCTCTTGCGTGCAAGGTCAGCAAGCGTCTGATGTCATCGCCCGGCAGACCATCGAGGCGAAAGTTGAGGTCGCCGAACCAAAAGGCAAAATCCTCGTCTCCGatcctctcgccgccgtcctcggtcaCGCCGCTGTGGACGACAGGGTCGAACTGGGTCTTGGCAAGGATCTGGCCGACGTCCCAGCACCGCCGTTCCAGGTAGTTCGAGCCGGCACCACTAGCGAGATGGCAGTTCACGAACGCCATCCGGGTCGTCTCACCGAGAACAAGGCgggtggcgacggcaccCTTGTTTCCAAAGTATCCCAAGATGCCAGTGCCAACTTGTTTCGAGCTCACGTTGGTGATGGTCGGCGCGATTTCCGGAGAGGCATAGAtgagcaggaggaggccgagcaTCTGCTCCGAGGCGACAAGTTCGTAGCCGGGAGGCATGGCGGCTTCGAGAGCGGCCTGCCACTTGTCGATGGAGGAGTGGTCGGTGTAGACGGCTCGATTTACGTAGTCTCTCGTCAGGCTGAGATCGACGACCTCCTGCAGCCCCAGGACGTAGAGACCGACATGGtctccgccgacgaggcgcacGGAATCGACGCTCTCGCCCGTggcgcgctcgacggcggcgtttCGAGAAGTTTGCAGCCGCGTGGTGTTCTCGTCAACGCCTCGACCGGCGACAAACCAGCGAGCGAGGTCCTTGTCGGTGCCCGGACAGGCGGCGACATTCCAAGTGCCGATTTTGACCCGTACGCTACATGGGCGCACGTATTCGGATCTGCGGGTGAGGACGGCTCTCGCGAGCGACTGCGGTGCTGTGGACGAGACATCGGCCGAGTCGGAAGCAGCCGAGTGGACAGACGGCGCCTTCGACAGAGTGGCCATTGCTCGACAAGTAGGGGGCGACGGGGGCAAATGAAGGCCAGGCTGCTAGCATTCGATATCGTAGTCGCGGTTTCTGATCCTCTGGACCATGGTGTACGGTAAATAGAGTCGCTGGGTGCCGAAGCAATGTTCGAAGCTGCGGAATAGGTGTcgagagagggagggagatgCAAAGTCGAGGAAGGTTGTGAATGACAATAGATGgggcggtggcggtggtTGCAGTCGCGGTGGTTGCGGTCGTGGTGGTCGTCGCTCTCGCGGTGACGATGAATACCTATGCCTAATAATTTGTTGTCTTGAGACCCAGAAGCGGCGCCATGTGCGTCTGTACCCGGGACGCACCCGGGAACTGTGATTTCAGAGAAAGGATGGCAGCTCGGCTCCGTGTTCTTGTTCGTGACAGGGAGCAAAGCAAGGCGCTCGCAAATGACGTGCAGCGAGGGCAAGGTGGGAGGCGCCACCGATATCTGCGGGTGCAGCCTCCGCTCCAGGGGAGAGGCGCCTGTGTTCCCTAAGTACGGTCCGCTAACTGACCTCCCCTCAGCGCCTCGTCCAGGACCCCTCGTCCCACTGGGCCTCGGCGAATttaatacagagtactccgtacagtagtagcagttgtacggtactccgtacagcaataGCAGTTGTACGGTACTCTGAACAGTAGTAGCAGTTGTATCTGAACAGTAGTAGCAGTTGTACGGTACTCTGAACAGTAGTAGCAGTTGTatggtactctgtacagtagtggtagctgtacagtaattactccgtgcagtaagtacttacatgttgACATCAACTGACCGACGGGAGATTGTCTTTATCGATAAGCCGATTCACCCTTCTACTGGCTGCCCGCTAATCTCGACACTTTCGAGCCTCGTGAGCGGCGCCAtgtcatcgacgacgtcaagacAATACGGTTGAAGCCCAAATCGTCTGGGCACATCGCGCCGCACTGCATCCCATAACCCTTGTTTTGGTTCTTTTGCTTCTCCCGTGTTAAGACCTGGTGCGGAGGCAAACGAGAGCTGTCCTCAGCGCCCGAAAGCGTACATCGTGTTCCCTCCCACCATTGTTGCTTGCTCCTCCAACCTCAAGTTCGACACCACGCCCAACGCAcgcctccgtctcgtccgccgcctcgAACTTCAGTACAGCATACGATAGCAAACCTTCTCGAAAACACAACAGGCACcttctcgccatcgccacccgTCGTGTCGACCGTCATGAGCAAATCAACGCCCCGCAGGTCCCGTCACGCACGGCATCCTTCGAACCTCATCCCTGCCGTCTCAGACTATGAGTCGGATGCGACGGCGATGCAGACCTCATCGTacgctccgccgccgccgcaccgcaCCAACACCGACCTCAACCTCTCCGTCTTGCAGCGGTACCTGCCTTCGATACAGCGCCTCCTCAGCATCGCCGCCAATGCCGTCATCTACACcttcgacggcgatgccgagagTTGGGACAAGTCTGGCATCGAGGGCACCATGTTTGTCTGCGCCCAGGAACCGGCcgcggcctcctcctcggatCAACAGTCGGTCCCCCGCGCCTGCGTCTTCGTCCTGAACCGGCGGGGCCTCGAgaatctcgtcgtcgacctcgccctcgtcacccaCGTCGAGATCATGGGCGAACTCGTCATATTGCGGGTCGGTAGCGACAagcctgccgacgacgacgccggcggcaaggtcaTCGGCGTTTGGATACAcaacgacgccgccgagacgagACAGGTCAATGGCGCCATGATCTACGAGTCCTGGAAGGCGGTCCGGCCGACCAGcccggccgaggaagcggtTCCGGACGCTCATCCCGCCATCCAGGCGATGGGTCAACGTCTGTCGCTGAGCGACCTGTTTGGCAAGCGCAGTGTGCAGACGGCTGGGAAATGAGGTGCGAGAAATACGTGATGGAATGACGAAACGAATAATGACCCTGCTTCGAGGAGGCTGGGGGATGTGCACGGCACTCTGCCCAACTCGACGCTGCACTTTCGCTCGCACTGCGTCAAACACGGGCCGCGCCTTGTCACATGTCACATGTTCGATGCCACACGCTGCATGCTACATGCTACATGCTACATGTCAAATGCCATATGCCGCATGCCGCATGTCATACGCCGCATGCTACATGTCCTGCCGTCATGTCGGTACAAATCACCCGGGCCGCGGGCATCGGCGTGTCGCACAAAAGCCCGACCGCCTATCCACGGAATCGGGTATTGAAGATGAAGCGTCTACAAAAAACAGTTTTGGCTACCTCTGCGGCGAACCATGCGTATCGCTGATGCGTGAATCCTGCATCCATTGTCGAATCCGTCGTCTCTTGCCTCTTCCGATATCAGGCTGGCTGGCAGCGTGCCTGCCCGCCCACCCacccgcctgcctgcctgcctgcctgcctgcctgacCTTGACGTCTCGTTAGACGGTACCGCTGATGCTCAGCTCCCGAATCTCTTGCAGAACCTGCTCCACCCTGGCGTCCAGATGGCCTTCGGCGTATTGATCCCTCGTATCGGCGTCGAGATACTGTTGCACCTGGGCCATGCGTGAGTACGCCTCGGCGCAGAACCGGAGCTGAATCTTGACAAGAGCCTCAAAGGTCGGGTCGAGATAGGGGACGCGAAGGTCGATGAGCTGGGGCAGCTCGGTGCAGAGCTGCTCGTTGAGCTGCTCATAAGCTACCCTGGCCATCTCGAGCTCCTTTTCCGTCCGTGGCAGTTTCGTCGCGTCCTTGTCGGGCTTCTCCACCAGCTTCTTGACCCGCGCTCGCAGGGCGTCGTAGTCGAGCAGCTTGTGCGACCTCTTCTTGATGCACTCGTTGACGTCGGGGAAGTAGGCGCAGAATCGGGTGATGGGCTCCAGCACCGTCGTTCGGTAGGGCCCGTCGAGGGCCTTGAgcgtctcggcgtcgaggtcttCAACTGCTTGCTTGTAGCTTCTGCTCATGCCGTCCGCTGCGCCCGAGTCGCCGTAGAAGGCGTCGATGGTCTCGGCTATCCTCATTTgcgacgccgtcatggcTTGTGCAACCGTTAACGTTGTCCACTCGACCTCGCGCATCGACGTGCTGTCCTCGACCGTGACATACCTCGGAGCGAGTCGAGATAGCCCTTTGCTTCCTTCTGCAGCCGTAGTGAAGCGGCTTCCATGGTGCGAAACCGTCTGAGAGCGGCGCGTCAGCGATCGTTTCGGACGGTCAGGAACTCGAATCTGCCCGCGTACCTCTCCTCAACTTCGTAGTCCCGGTCGTTTGTCTTTTCCACATGGCCTGGCCGAGTTGGTCAGCCTCGACAGCAgcgcggcgagcgagggcgcGAGGGAGCGTACCGGTTTTCATCATGAcctgcgtcgtcgcgcgATTCACATTCTTCTTGAACCCTGGTGCACGTTAGCCGGAGACTCGCAATCAAGGGCGGCGATTGCGCATACCCGCCCACGACATCTTGGCTGACGTCTGCCTCGACGGGAGGGCTGTGTTTCGGGTTAAGGGCGAGGGTGAGATTTCAGAGAGCCGTCGTCCAGTCGTTCGCTTCACGGTGCCGCTCGGGGGCGCGGGAGAGGATGGGAATGGGTGGGAATTGGCGGCAGTTACGGCGTATCGGGAAAATGTCTGGCAATGTTCGCGGGAGCCGGGAGGTGCTCTGTGATGCCTGATGATTGCCTGGAGGTGTCCGTGGTGTTGGGTGGTGATGGCACTGAACACTGGGGCGTCGAAACTGGGGCCGGCTGTAGGCACGACGCTACCCAATCGGCGTGCCGGATGTGTACGTCAGTGTGGATGAGGCGcaggcggagacgacgaaCAAGTGCCCAAGGTTTAATATTTATTACAGACTATGGCCGTACGCAGTAATAATGCACACCGCAGTGGGCGAGAGCATCACGTGATTCAAAATTCCCAAGCTGGACGAGGCGAACAAAACTTCGAATCATGGCTGCATGGATGGCATGGCTGTTTGTCGCTTTCTCGACATCCGTCTGGCCAGCATGTTCAACCCCCGGTTCCTAGTCGTCAGTCTAGGAAACCCGCTTCCCAAGTACGAGAGCCTACACTCGGCCGGCCATTTCGCGCTCAACGGGCTTGCTAGAGTGGTCGGCCAGCCGGCATTTCGCGAAGTGGTGTTGGGAC encodes:
- a CDS encoding hob3; the protein is MSWAGFKKNVNRATTQVMMKTGHVEKTNDRDYEVEERRFRTMEAASLRLQKEAKGYLDSLRAMTASQMRIAETIDAFYGDSGAADGMSRSYKQAVEDLDAETLKALDGPYRTTVLEPITRFCAYFPDVNECIKKRSHKLLDYDALRARVKKLVEKPDKDATKLPRTEKELEMARVAYEQLNEQLCTELPQLIDLRVPYLDPTFEALVKIQLRFCAEAYSRMAQVQQYLDADTRDQYAEGHLDARVEQVLQEIRELSISGTV
- a CDS encoding phosphatase family protein, coding for MATLSKAPSVHSAASDSADVSSTAPQSLARAVLTRRSEYVRPCSVRVKIGTWNVAACPGTDKDLARWFVAGRGVDENTTRLQTSRNAAVERATGESVDSVRLVGGDHVGLYVLGLQEVVDLSLTRDYVNRAVYTDHSSIDKWQAALEAAMPPGYELVASEQMLGLLLLIYASPEIAPTITNVSSKQVGTGILGYFGNKGAVATRLVLGETTRMAFVNCHLASGAGSNYLERRCWDVGQILAKTQFDPVVHSGVTEDGGERIGDEDFAFWFGDLNFRLDGLPGDDIRRLLTLHARGEYGKPGGNRRQSLDGNRDGGDEGRDGDGDEDEDGIIVMRSSESDDETDGRSQEHIDSDTEPDDFPNDPSQDPTSLQATLDSLLPHDQLKRLIGQRKLFHDGWREGPIAFLPSYKYDIGTVGLFDSSDKQRAPSWCDRILYRTRKDKLGHDTRLREELASKKKDEEMRSRGLEEDDDVLFSYDPETDGDEQAVGNSEVKYDPYDDTTDNRELVEEDVVTKEGYLDHIAQDMYTSHQRITSSDHKPVVSVFTLQYDTVVPELKAKIHAEVARELDRAENEGRPKVTIVVEGGPEDDGNAVDLGSVGLLETATAVITVANTGGVPANFTFVEKPPPEAGEDPVPVWLTTRFRRPAEEGTDFLGRTVTLEPGETILAQIEAQISDIIHLRALNDGHARLEDVLVLRVEDGRDHFIPVRARWLPTCFGRSIDELIRVPDGGIRSFVLDKGIVGAIPDDAAVHCSAPKELFKLTEAIQTMAERCVADESMLEAMTLPRDPGWPFDASTWAAGPTEQTPVKARIVAAMDTDSSVLEALPVELQSSSKLELLSAVLLLFLASLTDGLVPRQLWTKLSTSLPNLTSLPTSAWADIKSQVLELLSSAPNHNIAFVFLTSTVSRVVAEISPTTAPELSGLPGLGRRLSFRRVNDEISRRRRSREKRYAETLGPLVFRANDKEKAMKEKERIIVEMFLRRETDD